A window from Primulina eburnea isolate SZY01 chromosome 2, ASM2296580v1, whole genome shotgun sequence encodes these proteins:
- the LOC140824786 gene encoding ethylene-responsive transcription factor ERF011-like, translating into MEAGGGDCAIKAVTRRRSEKPYKGIRRRKWGKWVAEIREPNKRSRIWLGSYNTAEAAARAYDTAVYYLRGPTAKFNFPDEIICCGLKDLSADSIRKKAAEVGARFDAVQTNTLSAAPAANEEERASQSLKPCWFQEQIDLNKRPELEDPTIDEGEWHFEVKKHI; encoded by the coding sequence ATGGAAGCTGGCGGCGGCGACTGTGCAATCAAAGCTGTGACTCGGAGGCGGAGCGAGAAGCCATACAAGGGCATAAGGAGGCGGAAGTGGGGCAAGTGGGTGGCGGAGATTCGGGAGCCCAACAAGCGATCAAGAATCTGGCTCGGTTCCTACAACACCGCCGAGGCGGCGGCGCGGGCCTATGACACCGCCGTGTACTACCTCCGGGGCCCGACAGCGAAATTCaatttcccagatgagatcatCTGCTGCGGTCTTAAAGACCTCTCCGCCGACTCCATACGGAAAAAGGCGGCGGAGGTGGGAGCCAGATTCGACGCAGTCCAGACGAACACATTGTCCGCGGCCCCCGCCGCAAATGAGGAGGAGCGTGCTTCTCAGTCGCTGAAACCGTGCTGGTTTCAAGAACAGATTGATCTGAACAAAAGGCCGGAGCTGGAAGACCCCACCATTGACGAGGGTGAATGGCATTTCGAAGtgaaaaaacatatataa